AGCCATCATGTCATTGGCATAGCTCTTATCGGTAGCTTTATAGAGATCACTCAGACTTCCATATTCAGAACGATGCTTATCATAAAAATCTTGACGGTAGGTATACATAGTTTTATTTAGACTGACCGTTCTCGGTTTGATCTTGATAACGATTGAATTTGGCATGTACTGGGCTACTGTATAATCAATTTCTGAGCGTTTAGCATTACTTTTCACATAGGCATCAATGAAAGCATTGATTTCATCATCACTAAAGGGATAATCATGCAATTTACGTGTGAAATCTGCTGCAAAAGCTGCTCTATAATCTTTTTTATCTTGCTCCAAATCGCCACCTAAAACTAAATCGCCTTTGTCTTTAGAAGATTTTGTCTTTGCTTCTCCTCCCAAGAAAACAGAATTGAGGTAATCAGAAGCTAATTTCTTTGATTCGTCAACGTGATTAGGATATTTCGCAGGATCAACCTTTAGTTTGATAGCTTCTGCTTTTTCATCCGAGCTATAGGTTTTCTTCTCATAGTGAAGTTCATATTTCTTGCCATCTTCAACCTTAAAGACCAGATTACCAGAAAGAGTTTTTCCTTCCGCTAAATCTTCATAGCTCAGTGTTTTGAAGTTTTCTTTATCATCATAGACTCCGACTGGCTGGATTTTTTCGCCTTCTGAATCATAAAAAGCAATATCTGAGGAGGAAATCATGATTTTATCATTCGTTTTATTTTTAATTTCCAAAGACAAGGCCAAGTATTTTGCATCAGCTGATCCGTTGCTTGGCATAATAAACTGACCTTCTTTAATCTGGATATCAACCTGCCCATTGCTGGCTGATTTTTTGACAGTCTTCTCCTGACTTGGCTTACCAGAATGTTTTTTATTTGGACTTGGAAGCAAGGCACAGGCTGTTAAACTCAGACCTGCCACAAGCAAAGCTGTGTATTTAAATACTTTTTTCATCATTGTCTCCTTAATTTCTTAATACTGTGACTTTTCTATTTTATCATACTTGGCTAAACTGGTAAATAGCGGTTGAGATTGTCTATATATAAATGCAACATTGCAATCGCTCGAATGACCAAGCAGATCAAATCTCTACTCTATCATAATATTTCTATGGAAAGAGCCACTTGATATGCGGAGCAAGTTGGGAAATTTCTTGATGAAGTTCATTGAAGCTAGCATTTTTCACATCAGCCAAGTTCAAAGAGACAGCACTCTCCTCTTGATTTTTAGGATAGAAATATAAAGTTCGACTGTCCGGTTCTGACGTAGATCGATAGATATCGTATTCAATTTGCTCAATCTCCTGCCACAAGAAGTACTTCTCTCTTTTAGCAGATAAGCCTCTCAGCCTTATTCCCATCTCATCCATCTCTAAAATCGGTGGTTTATGATTCGAAATATAGCCTAGAACGATCATAAAAATAGCGTCTATGCCCATTACCCAATAGACTGGATTGAGCATATTGTTGCTTTCTTCAGTAATCTGCCTCCTTATTTGGTCTTCTTCGTTGATAGAAGCCCTATGAACCAGTTGATTGCTACTATTTTGACTTGTTGACTCAGGAGAGGCATCATTCATAGATACAGAAGACCTGATAAAAAAGATACCAAAGAGTAAGAGAAAGCCTATGACATAAAATCTTGCTCCATCGCGCTTGTATACTTTCATTCTATTCCTATCCTTTCCAGATACATTTCCTATATGAGAACTCCTTCCAAATGATCCAATTCATGCTGGCAGATTTGCGCTGGAAAATCCTCTAAAGTGATAGTCTTCTTCAGCCAGTTCTGATCCAGATATTCGACCGTGATTTTCTGATAGCGAATGGTTGACCGACTGCCTGTCAAGGACAGACAGCCTTCTTCCGTTTCATAAGGGCCAGACTTCTGAATGAGAACTGGATTAAACATGACCATGGGCAGCATGCCATACATAAAAATAATCACCCGCTTTTGGGAACCAATCATATTCGCAGCAAGGCCGACACAAGACTCTCTATGGGCCAACAAGGTATCCTGCAAATCCTGAGCCAAGAATAGATCATCTTTCGTGGCAGGAACTGATTTTTGCTGTAAAAAGAAGGGATCTTTCACAATTGCTTTTTGCATCTTTCACCTCAAATGGAAGAGGTTGGATTCCCTATCTCAGCCTCCTTAGTTTATTTGAACACTCTCAACGCCTTATTTACTTATTTTGCATAGCGTTCGCTAATATCTTTTGCGAGGACAAAATTTCCTAGTGTGGCTGAACCATTTCCTGCGACAGCCGGTGTGACAATGTAGTCACGCACATTTGGCACTGGCAGGTAACCATTGAGTAGGACAGTGAATTTCTCACGAACACGGTCCAACATGTGCTGCTGCGCCATCACACCACCACCAAAGACAATGACATCTGGACGGAAAGTCACTGTCGCTTGAATAGCTGCCTGCGCAATATAATAAGCCTGAATATCCCAGACAGTACTATTGAGCTCAATATTTTCACCCCGTACACCTGTCCGCGCCTCTAAGCTAGGACCAGCCGCTAAACCTTCCAAACAACCCTTGTGGAAAGGACAAACGCCATTAAAGCCTTTTTCCTCATCCATCGGGTGCTTAGCTACATAGTAGTGACCCATTTCTGGGTGGCCTGTCCCCCCGACAAATTCACCACGTTGAATAGCACCAGCGCCAATCCCCGTTCCAATCGTATAATAAACTAGATTTTCAATGCGGCCGCCAGCATTATTGCGAGCTACAACTTCACCATAGGCAGAGCTGTTGACATCTGTCGTAAAGTAAATAGGCACATTCAAAGCACGACGAAGCGCTCCCACAATGTCCACATTTGCCCAATGTGGTTTTGGAGTTGTTGTGATGTAGCCATATGTTTTTGAATTAGGATCAATATCAATAGGACCGAAAGAGCCGACTGCCAGACCAGCTAGATTGTCAAAACGAGAGAAGAACTCAATCGTTTTATCCAGTGTCTCAATCGGTGTAGTCGTAGGAAATTGTGTCTTTTCTACAACATTAAAATTTTCATCGCCCACAGCACAGATAAATTTCGTTCCACCAGCTTCTAAACTTCCGTACAATTTTGTCATTTCAAACACCTCTTGTATTCTTTGTATTCCATTATAGCATATTTCCATATTGGAAATGGCTCTATATTTTAGATTTTCCTCTGTAAATCTTAGCACTCAAGTAAAAAGAGAGTGGGACAGAAATCGGTAATTCGTTAGAATTCGATTTCGTCGTCCCACCTCCGCACAGTTGAGTAGTGCTCTAAAAGCTGATGAAACCAGCCTAGTAGAGCCCACTCAACCACTGCGTCTTGCTCGACAATCCAAAGACAATTGAGAGGCTAGGACTTTTGTCCCAGCCTCTTTCCTTTGTTGACTTTCTCTAGCTATGATTAAGCTTTCACTTCAATAATCGCATCGCCTTTGGCTACTGCACCTGTCGCAACTGGCGTTACAGAAGCGTAGTCAGGTGTATTGGTCACGATGATCATGGTTGTATCATCCAGACCAGCTGCTGCGATTTTAGCTGAATCAAAAGTTCCAATAATATCACCAGCCTTTACTTTAGAGCCTTGAGAAACTTTTTGATCAAAGCCTTCGCCATTCATAGACACTGTGTCAATACCAACGTGGATAAGGATTTCAGCACCATTAGCTGTCTTCAAACCATAGGCATGGCCTGTCGCAAAAGCGATCGTCACTTCTGCATCAGCTGGGGCGTAAACAACACCTTCAGTTGGCTTGATCGCAATCCCTTGTCCCATCGCACCACTTGCAAAGACAGGGTCATTGACATCAGCCAAAGCCACAGCCTGACCAACGATAGGAGCAACAATAGTTTCATCTTGAAGAGCTGCTGGAACATTGCCAGTTGTTTCTTCTTCGACTAATTTTTCAGTTTCAGCTTTTTCTTCAGCAGTTTCTTCGTCTTTATATCCGAACATATAAGTCAGAGCAAAACTCAAACCAGTTGTCAGAACGACCATAAAGATATATTGCATCAATTGACCATTCAGGTAAAGGAGTGTACCTGGAATAATTGTGATACCGAAACTTGTACCTGCAAGCCCCATAATAGAAGCTAACCAACCACCAACAGCACCAGCACCCAGTCCAATTACAAACGGTTTAACAAAGCGCAAGTTAACACCGAAGATAGCTGGCTCAGTAATACCCAATCCTGCAGAAAGTGCTGCTGGGAATGCAAGAGCCTTGAGTTTTTTAGATTTTGTCTTCACAGCTACAGCCAAAGTCGCACCAGCTTGAGCTGTCATAGCAGCAGTGATAATCGCATTAAATGGATCTTTCCCAGTTTGAGATACCAATTGAGATTCCAGTAAGTTGAAGATGTGATGAACACCAGTTACGACAATCAGTTGATGAACTGCACCGATAATCAAACCAGCAAGACCAAACGGAAGGCTAAGAAGGAACTCTGTACCATTCAAAACATATGACTCAACAATGTGGAAGACTGGACCAATCACAAAGAGTCCCAAAATAGACATTACAAGGAAAGTAAGGAATGGAACAAGAAGAAGGTCCAAGACATCTGGAATTTTCTTGTGTAGCCATTTTTCAAATTTCGCACCAAACAAACCTACAAAGAAGGCAGGAAGCACAGAGTTTTGGTAGCCAACTACTGGAATAAAACCAAAGAAGTAAATTGGATGAGCTTTTGTTGCTGTAACTTCGCTAGTGAATTTCAAACTTCCAAGAACATCCATATTAGCAATTTTGTCTAAAATATCCTTAGAAGGATCAACAGCAAATTTAGTAGCCTGACCAGCTACATCCCAAGCATTTGGAAGTGCTGAGTTAACCATCATTAGACCAAGAACCAAACCAATGATTGGGTTCCCGCCAAAGACTCTAAAAGCTGACCAGCAAATCAAAGCTGGGAAGAAAGCGAAGGCTGTATCAGTTAATACTACTGTATAAGTGTAGAAGTCAGTCGATTTGAAAGCATCCGCTGTGGTACCAAATAAAGATAAAACTTGATCCTGAGCAATTGCTCCGCGAACTCCCATGAAAAGACCTGTCGCAACAATAGCTGGAAGAATTGGTACAAATACGTCACCGAAAGTACGGATGGCACGTTGGAACCAGTTCCCTTGCTTAGCAGCTTCAGCTTTCATGTCATCTTTTGATGAAGTTGGTAAACCAAGTGCTACAACCTCGTCATAAATCTTATTAACCGTACCAGTACCAAAAATGATTTGATATTGACCTGAGTTAAAGAAAGCTCCCTGAACTTTTTCTAGGTTCTCGACAGTATTTTTGTCGATTTTACCTTCATCTTTAACCATCACGCGCAAGCGAGTCGCACAGTGGGCTACACTGTTGACATTCTCACGTCCGCCAAGAGCTTCGATGACCTTTTTTGCAATTTCAGTATTAGTCATTTGCAAAAATCTCCTTATAGATATTTTTAACTTTTTGAAAGCGATTTTATCACCTTTACGAATATTATTTTACCATGATTCAAAAATATGTCAAGCGTTTTGCAGAAATTTTGATTTTTCGCTGTTAAAGGTTGATTTTTAAGCAGGAAACGTTTACTATAGTAATAAGAAATAATATGATTTGGAGGACAAAAGATTGGCTTGGACGACTGAAAAACGCTACAAACGTTATGAAGACTGGACTCAGGAAGAGATGCAGCAGATCAAAGAAAACATGGCTAAATCTCCTTGGCGGGCCAGCTATCACGTGGAGCCTCAAACTGGTCTGCTCAACGACCCCAATGGCTTTTCTTACTTTGACGGCAAGTGGGTGGTGTTTTATCAAAACTTTCCTTTCGGAGCAGCTCACGGTCTCAAGTGCTGGGTTCAGATGGAAAGCGATGACTTAGTCCACTTCACCGAAACTGGTCTTCGAGTGCTGCCAGATACTGCTCTGGACAGCCACGGCGCCTACTCTGGCTCTGCCATGCAGTTTGATGACAAGCTCTTTCTCTTCTATACTGGTAATGTCCGTGATGAGAATTGGGTGCGTCACCCTTATCAAATCGGTGCCCTATTAGATAAAGCAGGCAATCTTGAAAAAATTGACAAGGTCTTGATTGAGCAGCCTGCTGAAGCGACCGACCACTTCCGCGATCCACAGATTTTCAACTACAAAGGGCAATTCTATGCCATTGTCGGCGGGCAAAATCTGGATAAGCAAGGCTATGTCAAGCTTTACAAGGCTGTTGATAACGACTATACCAACTGGGAAGTCGTCGGTGATTTAGACTTCTCCAATGACAAGACAGCCTATATGATGGAGTGTCCTAATCTAGTCTTTATCAACAACCAACCAGTTCTGCTTTATTGCCCTCAAGGTTTGTCTAAGGACATGTTGGACTATGACAACATTTATCCAAATATGTATAAAATAGGTCAATCGTTTGACACAAGCAAAGCTGCTATGATTGATCCTAGCCCTATCCAAAATCTGGACTACGGCTTCGACTGCTACGCCACCCAAGCCTTTAACGCACCTGATGGCCGTGCACTGGCTGTCAGCTGGCTAGGCTTGCCTGATGTGGAATACCCTTCTGACCGCTTCGACCATCAGGGGACCTTCTCCCTCGTCAAGGAATTGACCCTAAAAGACGGCAAGCTCTACCAATACCCAGTCCCAGCAATCAAGGACTTGCGAGTAGAGGCTCAGCCTTTCGCTGCTTTGGCAGAAAGCAAGAACAGCTACGAACTAGAGCTGAATCTCGCTGCGGACACTGAGCATGAAATCGTCCTCTTTGCAGACAAGGATGGCAAGGGCCTACGCATCAACTTTGACCTCAAGGCAGGGCAAGTGACGGTTGACCGTAGTCAGGCGGGCGAGCCATTCGCACTGGACTTTGGAAGCATTCGAAGCTGTAACATTAACAAACAAGCTACAAATGCTAGTATATTTATAGATAAATCAATTTTTGAAATTTTCATCAATAAAGGAGAGAAAGTATTTTCCGGTCGTGTCTTCCCGAGAGAAGACCAGACAGGCATTGCCATTACCAAGGGCAAGCCAACCGGTACTTACTATGAATTAGATTATGGTCGCAAAGCTAACTGATGTAGCAAAACTAGCAGGAGTCAGCCCCACAACTGTTTCCCGCGTCATCAACAGAAAAGGCTACTTGTCTGACAAAACGATTTCTAAAGTTGAAGCAGCCATGCGAGAGTTGGCCTACAAGCCCAACAATCTGGCGCGTAGCCTCCAAGGAAAATCAGCCAAGCTGATCGGACTCATTTTCCCCAATATCAGCAATGTCTTTTATGCAGAATTGATTGGCAAGCTAGAGCACGAGCTCTTTAAACAAGGCTATAAAACCATCATCTGCAATAGCGAGCATGACTCGGACAAGGAGCGTGAATACCTTGAGATGCTGGAAGCCAATCAGGTGGACGGCATCATTTCTGGTAGCCACAATCTAGGAATCGAGGACTACAATCGCGTAACCGCTCCTATCATTGCCTTTGACCGCAATCTTTCGCCAGATATCCCTGTTGTTTCCTCAGACAACTATGGCGGCGGGGTGCTGGCTGCTCAGACCTTGGTCAAGGCTGGCGCTCAAAACATCATTATGATTACTGGTAATGACAATTCCAACTCGCCGACCGGCCTGCGCCATGCTGGCTTCGCCTCTGTTCTACCAGACGCTCCTATTATCAATGTATCTAGCGACTTTTCTCCAGTCCGAAAGGAAATGGAAATCAAGCACATTTTGACCCACAAGAAGCCAGATGCTATCTTCGCATCAGATGATTTGACAGCCATTTTAGTCATGAAGGTCGCTCAGGAGTTAGGCATCCAGATTCCTGAAGATTTAAAAATCATCGGCTACGACGGCACCTACTTTGTGGAGAACTATTATCCTCAACTAGCGACTATTAAACAGCCACTGAAAGAGATTGCCAAACTTCTGGTCGATTTACTGCTACAAAAAATTGACAAGCAAGAAGTCACAACGACTGGCTACTTCCTGCCAGTGAACCTCTTGCCAGGCAAAAGTGTGTAATTTTCATTCAACCCCTACTAAATAAGAAAATGGAGTTTGGGACAAAAAGATTTCAATTTTTAAAAATCCCAATTTGTAAAATTAAGCTAGACAGAAAAAGCCATCTATGTTAGGCTCAGATAAACACCACATTTGTCTGAAAGGAACTAACATAAATGACCTATACTCATCTTACCACAAACGAGCTTGTAATGATAGAGGCTTACTATCAAGAAAACATAAAAGTTTCAGATATTGTGACTTCACTTGGCAGATCAAAACAGACAATCTACAATGTCATCAACTATCTGAAAGAGGGGCACTCTGCTTATGATTACTATAACCGATATAAAATCAATAAGAAACGCTGTGGCAGGAATAAAACCAGTCTTACGCAATCAGAAAAAGATTTCATCCAAACTCATTTAGAAAAAAATTGGAGCCTTGATGTCATTAAAGGAACTTATCCAGATAGGGTTTCTTGTTCTATGAGAACTCTCTATCGACTAGCAGACCGTGGTATTCTAAAGAAAGAGGATCTCCCTTGGAAAGGCAAAAGAAAACCAATGGTCATAGCGAAAAACGAGGAAAACAAGCATTGCGCAGAGATTTACGTGAGAGAGCAGACAGTTATCCTAATTTTAAGACGGAATTCGGTCATCTAGAAGGGGATACAATTGTGGGAGAAAAACACAAAAG
This genomic window from Streptococcus cristatus AS 1.3089 contains:
- a CDS encoding DUF4352 domain-containing protein — its product is MMKKVFKYTALLVAGLSLTACALLPSPNKKHSGKPSQEKTVKKSASNGQVDIQIKEGQFIMPSNGSADAKYLALSLEIKNKTNDKIMISSSDIAFYDSEGEKIQPVGVYDDKENFKTLSYEDLAEGKTLSGNLVFKVEDGKKYELHYEKKTYSSDEKAEAIKLKVDPAKYPNHVDESKKLASDYLNSVFLGGEAKTKSSKDKGDLVLGGDLEQDKKDYRAAFAADFTRKLHDYPFSDDEINAFIDAYVKSNAKRSEIDYTVAQYMPNSIVIKIKPRTVSLNKTMYTYRQDFYDKHRSEYGSLSDLYKATDKSYANDMMAGMDSRPLLTPERDYQLKFVKTDGKWVLERDYSYESIVRAFEGDIS
- a CDS encoding peptide deformylase, producing MQKAIVKDPFFLQQKSVPATKDDLFLAQDLQDTLLAHRESCVGLAANMIGSQKRVIIFMYGMLPMVMFNPVLIQKSGPYETEEGCLSLTGSRSTIRYQKITVEYLDQNWLKKTITLEDFPAQICQHELDHLEGVLI
- the scrK gene encoding fructokinase ScrK produces the protein MTKLYGSLEAGGTKFICAVGDENFNVVEKTQFPTTTPIETLDKTIEFFSRFDNLAGLAVGSFGPIDIDPNSKTYGYITTTPKPHWANVDIVGALRRALNVPIYFTTDVNSSAYGEVVARNNAGGRIENLVYYTIGTGIGAGAIQRGEFVGGTGHPEMGHYYVAKHPMDEEKGFNGVCPFHKGCLEGLAAGPSLEARTGVRGENIELNSTVWDIQAYYIAQAAIQATVTFRPDVIVFGGGVMAQQHMLDRVREKFTVLLNGYLPVPNVRDYIVTPAVAGNGSATLGNFVLAKDISERYAK
- a CDS encoding sucrose-specific PTS transporter subunit IIBC — encoded protein: MTNTEIAKKVIEALGGRENVNSVAHCATRLRVMVKDEGKIDKNTVENLEKVQGAFFNSGQYQIIFGTGTVNKIYDEVVALGLPTSSKDDMKAEAAKQGNWFQRAIRTFGDVFVPILPAIVATGLFMGVRGAIAQDQVLSLFGTTADAFKSTDFYTYTVVLTDTAFAFFPALICWSAFRVFGGNPIIGLVLGLMMVNSALPNAWDVAGQATKFAVDPSKDILDKIANMDVLGSLKFTSEVTATKAHPIYFFGFIPVVGYQNSVLPAFFVGLFGAKFEKWLHKKIPDVLDLLLVPFLTFLVMSILGLFVIGPVFHIVESYVLNGTEFLLSLPFGLAGLIIGAVHQLIVVTGVHHIFNLLESQLVSQTGKDPFNAIITAAMTAQAGATLAVAVKTKSKKLKALAFPAALSAGLGITEPAIFGVNLRFVKPFVIGLGAGAVGGWLASIMGLAGTSFGITIIPGTLLYLNGQLMQYIFMVVLTTGLSFALTYMFGYKDEETAEEKAETEKLVEEETTGNVPAALQDETIVAPIVGQAVALADVNDPVFASGAMGQGIAIKPTEGVVYAPADAEVTIAFATGHAYGLKTANGAEILIHVGIDTVSMNGEGFDQKVSQGSKVKAGDIIGTFDSAKIAAAGLDDTTMIIVTNTPDYASVTPVATGAVAKGDAIIEVKA
- a CDS encoding sucrose-6-phosphate hydrolase → MAWTTEKRYKRYEDWTQEEMQQIKENMAKSPWRASYHVEPQTGLLNDPNGFSYFDGKWVVFYQNFPFGAAHGLKCWVQMESDDLVHFTETGLRVLPDTALDSHGAYSGSAMQFDDKLFLFYTGNVRDENWVRHPYQIGALLDKAGNLEKIDKVLIEQPAEATDHFRDPQIFNYKGQFYAIVGGQNLDKQGYVKLYKAVDNDYTNWEVVGDLDFSNDKTAYMMECPNLVFINNQPVLLYCPQGLSKDMLDYDNIYPNMYKIGQSFDTSKAAMIDPSPIQNLDYGFDCYATQAFNAPDGRALAVSWLGLPDVEYPSDRFDHQGTFSLVKELTLKDGKLYQYPVPAIKDLRVEAQPFAALAESKNSYELELNLAADTEHEIVLFADKDGKGLRINFDLKAGQVTVDRSQAGEPFALDFGSIRSCNINKQATNASIFIDKSIFEIFINKGEKVFSGRVFPREDQTGIAITKGKPTGTYYELDYGRKAN
- a CDS encoding LacI family DNA-binding transcriptional regulator, which codes for MVAKLTDVAKLAGVSPTTVSRVINRKGYLSDKTISKVEAAMRELAYKPNNLARSLQGKSAKLIGLIFPNISNVFYAELIGKLEHELFKQGYKTIICNSEHDSDKEREYLEMLEANQVDGIISGSHNLGIEDYNRVTAPIIAFDRNLSPDIPVVSSDNYGGGVLAAQTLVKAGAQNIIMITGNDNSNSPTGLRHAGFASVLPDAPIINVSSDFSPVRKEMEIKHILTHKKPDAIFASDDLTAILVMKVAQELGIQIPEDLKIIGYDGTYFVENYYPQLATIKQPLKEIAKLLVDLLLQKIDKQEVTTTGYFLPVNLLPGKSV